From a single Desulfurellaceae bacterium genomic region:
- a CDS encoding BolA family transcriptional regulator gives MNTAQTIEQILRLRLEALDLTVEDESALHAGHAGAASGGGHYRVRIVSPLFSGKNRVQRHRLVYAALADEMGGAIHALALTTLTPDDV, from the coding sequence ATGAACACCGCCCAGACAATCGAACAGATTCTCCGGCTCCGGCTCGAAGCCCTGGACCTCACGGTTGAAGACGAGAGCGCCCTGCACGCCGGTCATGCCGGGGCGGCCTCGGGCGGGGGGCATTACCGGGTGCGCATTGTGTCGCCGCTGTTCAGCGGAAAGAACCGGGTGCAGCGGCACCGCCTGGTCTATGCGGCGCTGGCCGACGAGATGGGCGGGGCGATTCACGCCCTGGCCCTCACCACCCTGACACCGGACGATGTCTGA
- a CDS encoding NAD-dependent epimerase/dehydratase family protein, which produces DRAGMADLFRRHRPERVIHLAAQAGVRHSLTDPHAYVESNLVGFLNVIEGCRAARTAHLVYASSSSVYGANTTLPFSVHHNVDHPVSLYAASKKANELMAHTYSHVYGLPTTGLRFFTVYGPWGRPDMALFVFTRAILAGEPIAVFNNGRMRRDFTYIDDIVEGVVRVLDSVARPNPDWSGQAPDPGSSAAPYRLYNIGNNQPVELLDFIAVLEECLGRPAKKDFLPLQAGDVPETCADVDDLVQAVGFRPTTPLREGIARFVEWYRAYYRC; this is translated from the coding sequence CCGACCGGGCGGGCATGGCCGACCTCTTTCGGCGCCACCGACCGGAGCGGGTCATCCACCTGGCCGCCCAGGCCGGCGTCCGCCACTCGCTGACCGACCCGCACGCCTATGTTGAGAGCAACCTGGTCGGCTTTCTGAACGTGATCGAGGGCTGCCGGGCGGCCCGGACCGCCCACCTGGTGTACGCCTCAAGCAGCTCGGTGTACGGGGCGAACACCACGCTGCCGTTTTCGGTCCACCACAATGTCGATCATCCGGTCTCGCTGTACGCGGCGTCCAAGAAGGCCAACGAGCTGATGGCCCATACCTACAGCCATGTGTACGGCCTGCCGACGACCGGCCTGCGGTTTTTTACGGTCTACGGTCCGTGGGGTCGGCCGGATATGGCCCTGTTCGTGTTCACCCGCGCCATTCTGGCCGGCGAACCCATAGCGGTCTTCAACAACGGCCGAATGCGCCGCGATTTCACCTACATCGACGATATCGTCGAAGGCGTGGTCCGGGTGCTGGACAGCGTTGCCCGGCCGAACCCGGACTGGTCCGGTCAGGCGCCCGACCCGGGCAGCAGCGCGGCACCCTACCGCCTGTATAACATCGGCAACAATCAGCCGGTCGAGCTGCTCGACTTTATTGCTGTACTGGAGGAATGCCTGGGACGCCCGGCAAAAAAAGACTTCCTGCCGCTCCAGGCCGGCGACGTGCCGGAGACCTGCGCCGACGTGGACGATCTGGTCCAGGCCGTCGGCTTTCGGCCGACCACGCCGTTGCGCGAGGGCATTGCCCGGTTCGTGGAGTGGTACCGGGCCTATTACCGGTGTTAG
- a CDS encoding enoyl-CoA hydratase/isomerase family protein, giving the protein MDYSKYEHLVIEVKDGIALLTINRPETLNSTNFRLHYELSKVWLDIAEDDDTRVAVITGAGRAFSSIDNLEVVSQTMKEARDIVHNMINCNKPIISAINGVAVGAGLAVALMADISIASEKAKFTDGHTRLGVAAGDHAAAIWPLLVGMAKAKYYLLTCDLLDATEAERIGLVSMVVPHDELMPKAMEVATKLANGAQQAIRWTKLSLNQWLRNAAATSFDYSLALEMLGFFGKDVGEGLASLQERRSPVFPSTKGRQNT; this is encoded by the coding sequence ATGGATTACAGCAAATACGAACATCTGGTGATTGAGGTTAAGGACGGCATTGCCCTGCTGACCATCAACCGACCCGAGACGCTGAACTCGACAAACTTCCGTTTGCACTACGAGCTGAGCAAGGTGTGGCTGGATATTGCCGAGGACGATGACACCCGGGTTGCCGTGATTACCGGCGCCGGGCGCGCCTTCTCATCCATCGACAACCTCGAGGTGGTGTCGCAGACGATGAAAGAGGCGCGCGACATCGTCCACAACATGATCAACTGCAACAAGCCGATCATTTCGGCCATTAACGGCGTGGCGGTCGGCGCCGGGCTGGCGGTGGCGCTGATGGCCGACATCAGCATTGCCTCGGAAAAGGCCAAGTTTACCGATGGCCACACCCGGCTGGGCGTGGCGGCCGGCGATCATGCGGCCGCGATCTGGCCCCTGCTGGTCGGCATGGCCAAGGCCAAGTACTACCTTCTGACCTGCGACCTGCTGGATGCCACCGAGGCCGAGCGGATCGGCCTGGTCAGCATGGTTGTGCCCCACGACGAGCTGATGCCAAAGGCGATGGAGGTCGCCACCAAGCTGGCCAACGGCGCCCAGCAGGCGATCCGCTGGACCAAACTGTCCCTGAACCAGTGGCTGCGTAACGCCGCCGCCACCTCGTTCGACTACTCGCTGGCCCTGGAGATGCTGGGTTTCTTCGGCAAAGATGTGGGCGAGGGCCTGGCCTCCCTACAGGAGCGCCGCAGCCCCGTGTTTCCTTCGACCAAGGGCCGCCAGAATACCTGA